A window of Microbacterium luteolum contains these coding sequences:
- the recO gene encoding DNA repair protein RecO: MPTYRDEVVILRTHKLGEADRIVTMLSRRHGKVRAVAKGVRRTSSKFGSRLEPFMVADVQLYQGRSLDIVQQAESLGSYGTDIAAHYDRFTSANAMVETADRLSDSEATPEQYLLLVGGLRALSRGEHVPRSILDSYLLRVMSLSGWAPSLDDCARCAAPGPHSTFVAQLGGLVCVNDAPAGSPRIAERTLELLRALIRGDWEFIDAASPAESAAAAGLVGAYAQWHLERGIRSLSHVSDIRGEGAR, encoded by the coding sequence GTGCCCACCTACCGAGACGAAGTGGTGATCCTGCGCACCCACAAGCTGGGCGAGGCGGATCGCATCGTCACCATGCTGTCGCGTCGGCACGGCAAGGTGCGGGCGGTGGCGAAGGGCGTGCGCCGCACCTCGTCGAAGTTCGGCTCGCGGCTGGAGCCCTTCATGGTCGCCGACGTGCAGCTCTACCAGGGTCGCTCGCTCGACATCGTGCAGCAGGCGGAGTCGCTGGGCTCGTACGGCACCGACATCGCCGCGCACTACGACCGCTTCACCTCGGCCAACGCGATGGTCGAGACCGCCGACCGGCTGAGTGATTCCGAGGCGACGCCCGAGCAGTATCTGCTCCTCGTCGGCGGCCTGCGCGCGCTCTCGCGGGGCGAGCACGTGCCGCGCAGCATCCTGGACTCCTACCTTCTACGCGTCATGTCCCTGTCGGGATGGGCGCCCTCGCTCGACGACTGCGCCCGATGCGCGGCGCCCGGACCGCACAGCACCTTCGTCGCTCAGCTGGGCGGACTCGTGTGCGTGAACGATGCGCCGGCCGGGAGCCCCCGCATCGCCGAACGCACGCTCGAACTGCTCCGCGCGCTGATCCGAGGCGACTGGGAGTTCATCGACGCGGCGTCTCCTGCCGAGTCGGCTGCCGCGGCCGGACTGGTCGGCGCCTACGCCCAGTGGCACCTGGAGCGCGGCATCCGCTCGCTCTCGCACGTTTCCGACATCCGAGGAGAAGGAGCACGGTGA
- the dusB gene encoding tRNA dihydrouridine synthase DusB: MTLATAPARPLRIGPIDLDVPVVLAPMAGITNTAFRRLCREYGAGLYVSEMITSRALVERNETTMRLIRHHESETPRSIQLYGVDPGTIAEAVRIIVAEDHADHIDLNFGCPVPKVTRRGGGAALPWKSKLFADIVDQAVKAAGSIPLTVKMRKGIDRDHLTFLEAGRAAEDAGAAAVALHARTASEFYSGHADWNAIGELKQAVTSIPVLGNGDIWSADDAVRMMEQTDCDGVVVGRGCLGRPWLFGELAAAFGAESHPVDATLGFVANAFRRHAQLLVEFFDEEDRGCRDIRKHVSWYFKGYPVGGDIRTGLATASSLAEIDDLLGRLDHTAPYPGADAEGQRGRSGHPKRTALPDKWLESREIESSASEMMRGAEIENSGG, from the coding sequence ATGACTCTCGCCACCGCCCCCGCCCGCCCGCTTCGCATCGGTCCGATCGACCTCGACGTGCCGGTCGTCCTCGCGCCCATGGCGGGCATCACCAACACCGCATTCCGTCGTCTGTGCCGCGAGTACGGTGCGGGGCTCTACGTCAGCGAGATGATCACGTCGAGGGCGCTCGTCGAGCGCAACGAGACCACGATGCGCCTGATCCGGCACCACGAGTCCGAGACCCCGCGATCGATCCAGCTCTACGGCGTCGATCCCGGGACCATCGCCGAGGCCGTGCGGATCATCGTCGCCGAGGATCACGCCGACCACATCGACCTGAATTTCGGATGCCCGGTGCCGAAGGTCACGCGCCGCGGCGGGGGAGCGGCGCTCCCATGGAAGTCGAAGCTGTTCGCCGACATCGTCGACCAGGCCGTCAAGGCCGCCGGTTCCATCCCGTTGACGGTGAAGATGCGCAAGGGCATCGACCGCGACCACCTGACCTTCCTCGAGGCCGGACGCGCCGCCGAAGACGCCGGCGCCGCAGCCGTCGCGCTCCATGCCCGCACGGCGAGCGAGTTCTACTCGGGGCACGCCGACTGGAACGCGATCGGCGAACTCAAGCAGGCGGTCACGAGCATTCCGGTGCTCGGGAACGGCGACATCTGGTCGGCCGACGACGCGGTGCGCATGATGGAGCAGACGGACTGCGATGGCGTCGTCGTCGGCCGCGGCTGCCTCGGCCGCCCCTGGCTCTTCGGCGAACTGGCCGCCGCCTTCGGCGCAGAATCGCACCCGGTCGATGCAACGCTCGGCTTCGTCGCGAACGCCTTCCGCCGGCACGCTCAGCTCCTCGTCGAGTTCTTCGACGAGGAGGACCGCGGATGCCGTGACATCCGCAAGCACGTCTCCTGGTACTTCAAGGGCTATCCGGTCGGCGGAGACATCCGCACCGGACTCGCCACCGCATCCAGCCTCGCGGAGATCGACGACCTGCTCGGCCGGCTCGATCACACCGCACCGTACCCGGGTGCCGATGCGGAGGGCCAGCGCGGACGCTCCGGCCATCCGAAGCGGACGGCCCTGCCGGACAAGTGGCTG
- a CDS encoding AAA family ATPase, translating into MLSADDPLPLRPERVLIAGVSGSGKTTLAGRIGDAWGLQHVEIDALFHGPNWTPRPEFLDDVRAFAAEDRWVTEWQYTSKGTDEILTPRAQLAVWLDYPYRVVRARLIRRTLARGILRRELWNGNREKGPWNLLNRDPEQNILRWQTKTLRTWEERMPTISERFPHLTIVRLRHPRETEKWLRAQADASGASTAPPKRRSRDR; encoded by the coding sequence ATGCTCTCCGCCGACGATCCGCTACCGCTCAGACCGGAGCGAGTACTGATCGCCGGAGTATCCGGGTCGGGAAAGACGACGCTCGCCGGCCGCATCGGTGACGCATGGGGACTGCAGCACGTCGAGATCGACGCGCTGTTCCATGGGCCGAACTGGACACCGCGACCGGAGTTCCTCGACGACGTGCGCGCGTTCGCGGCCGAGGACCGCTGGGTGACGGAGTGGCAGTACACGAGCAAGGGCACCGACGAGATCCTGACGCCCCGTGCCCAGCTGGCGGTCTGGCTCGACTATCCCTACCGCGTGGTGCGTGCGCGGCTGATCCGTCGGACTCTCGCCCGCGGCATCCTGCGGCGAGAACTGTGGAACGGCAACCGCGAGAAGGGGCCGTGGAACCTGCTCAATCGCGATCCCGAGCAGAACATCCTCCGGTGGCAGACGAAGACGCTTCGCACGTGGGAGGAGCGGATGCCGACGATCTCGGAGCGTTTCCCGCACCTCACGATCGTGCGCCTGCGGCATCCTCGCGAGACCGAGAAGTGGCTCCGCGCTCAGGCCGACGCGTCGGGCGCGTCGACGGCTCCCCCGAAGCGACGGTCGCGCGACAGGTAG
- a CDS encoding trimeric intracellular cation channel family protein, translating to MTEPLFTIPLWADLLGVGLGGVQGALFASGFQGQRRLDWLGVAIIGIMIGMGGGLIRDILLGQTPATLQNQWYLVTATGAALFGMLLAGLFSRLNTVIVVLDAVVIGMFGAFGTSKALAFGIPEVPAVFIGVCAAVGGSVLRDMLMGLPTAIMHVGSLYAVAAGAGCAFIVIANGFGMSITLAAIIGIVVTAVIRVLAVSFDVSLPEQRRIYRRKVAAETGAIPIVKPRD from the coding sequence GTGACCGAACCGCTCTTCACCATTCCGCTGTGGGCGGACCTCCTCGGTGTCGGCCTCGGCGGGGTGCAGGGCGCACTTTTCGCCTCCGGGTTCCAGGGGCAGCGGCGCCTCGACTGGCTGGGCGTGGCGATCATCGGCATCATGATCGGCATGGGCGGCGGTCTGATCCGCGACATCCTGCTCGGTCAGACGCCGGCGACTCTGCAGAATCAGTGGTATCTCGTCACGGCCACCGGAGCAGCGCTCTTCGGGATGCTCCTCGCGGGGCTCTTCAGCCGCCTGAACACCGTGATCGTCGTGCTCGATGCGGTCGTCATCGGAATGTTCGGCGCTTTCGGGACGAGCAAGGCTCTGGCCTTCGGGATTCCGGAGGTTCCCGCCGTCTTCATCGGCGTCTGCGCCGCGGTCGGCGGCAGCGTGCTGCGCGACATGCTGATGGGTCTTCCGACCGCGATCATGCACGTGGGTTCGCTGTACGCCGTCGCCGCCGGCGCCGGGTGCGCGTTCATCGTGATCGCGAACGGCTTCGGCATGTCGATCACACTCGCCGCGATCATCGGCATCGTGGTGACCGCCGTGATCCGTGTGCTCGCGGTGAGCTTCGACGTCTCGCTCCCGGAGCAGCGACGCATCTATCGCCGCAAGGTCGCCGCCGAGACCGGCGCCATCCCGATCGTGAAGCCGCGCGACTGA
- a CDS encoding isoprenyl transferase, whose protein sequence is MTPKPYTHKDAVAYRPLDWTGVHPPAFPAVPEHVAIVMDGNGRWANRRGLNRVEGHKAGEEVLLDVVAGAIQAGVKHLSVYAFSTENWARSPEEVRFLMGYNRDVLHRRRDQLNEWGVRVRWAGRKPRLWGSVIKELQYAEQLTRDNDVLTLTMCVNYGGRIELVDAMRSIAADVAAGRVKPNAISEKMIRRHLYVPDMPDVDLFVRSSGEQRTSNFLLWESAYAEMVFLDTLWPDFSREELWRAIGIYLSRDRRFGGAVDAPDASA, encoded by the coding sequence GTGACTCCCAAGCCCTACACGCACAAGGATGCCGTGGCTTATCGCCCTCTCGACTGGACGGGTGTGCACCCGCCAGCGTTCCCTGCGGTGCCCGAGCACGTCGCGATCGTCATGGACGGCAACGGCCGCTGGGCGAACCGCCGCGGCCTGAACCGCGTCGAAGGACACAAGGCCGGCGAGGAGGTGCTCCTCGACGTCGTCGCCGGTGCGATCCAGGCTGGAGTGAAGCACCTGTCCGTGTACGCGTTCTCCACCGAGAACTGGGCGCGCTCTCCCGAGGAGGTGCGCTTCCTGATGGGATACAACCGCGATGTGCTGCACCGCCGACGCGACCAGCTGAACGAGTGGGGCGTGCGGGTGCGCTGGGCCGGACGGAAGCCGCGGCTGTGGGGCAGCGTCATCAAGGAGCTGCAGTACGCCGAGCAGCTCACGCGCGACAACGACGTGCTCACGCTCACCATGTGCGTCAATTACGGCGGACGGATCGAGCTCGTCGACGCGATGCGCTCGATCGCCGCTGATGTCGCCGCGGGGAGGGTGAAGCCGAACGCGATCAGCGAGAAGATGATCCGCCGCCACCTCTATGTGCCCGACATGCCCGACGTCGACCTCTTCGTGCGGAGTTCGGGGGAGCAGCGCACCTCGAACTTCCTGCTGTGGGAATCGGCGTATGCCGAGATGGTGTTCCTCGACACGCTGTGGCCCGACTTCTCCCGCGAGGAGCTGTGGCGGGCGATCGGCATCTACCTGTCGCGCGACCGTCGCTTCGGGGGAGCCGTCGACGCGCCCGACGCGTCGGCCTGA
- a CDS encoding glutathione peroxidase has product MTDSALRSIPFTDAQGNEKTLDDLGADVVLVVNVASKCGLTPQYEQLEELQRLYGDRGFSVVGFPCNQFFGQEPGSVDEILEFCSTTYGVSFPVNDKVKVNGKNASELYKALKEAPDAGGKAGRVEWNFEKFLVLPDGEVLRFRPKQKPDAPEIVSAIEAALTR; this is encoded by the coding sequence ATGACCGATTCTGCGCTCCGTTCGATCCCGTTCACCGACGCCCAGGGCAACGAGAAGACGCTCGACGACCTCGGTGCCGACGTGGTGCTCGTGGTGAACGTCGCCTCCAAGTGCGGCCTCACCCCGCAGTACGAGCAGCTCGAGGAGCTGCAGCGCCTCTACGGTGACCGCGGCTTCAGCGTCGTGGGCTTCCCGTGCAACCAGTTCTTCGGTCAGGAGCCGGGTTCCGTCGACGAGATCCTCGAGTTCTGCTCGACGACCTATGGTGTCTCGTTCCCGGTGAACGACAAGGTGAAAGTGAACGGCAAGAACGCCTCCGAGCTCTACAAGGCTCTCAAGGAGGCCCCGGATGCCGGCGGCAAGGCGGGCCGCGTCGAGTGGAACTTCGAGAAGTTCCTCGTGCTGCCGGACGGCGAGGTTCTGCGCTTCCGCCCGAAGCAGAAGCCGGACGCCCCCGAGATCGTCAGCGCGATCGAAGCGGCCCTGACCCGCTAG
- a CDS encoding DsbA family oxidoreductase — protein sequence MSEPISIDIWSDIACPWCYIGKRNLEKGLEAVSADEDAPEVTVTFHSFELSPDTPVDFDGDEIDFLAGHKGMPRAQVEQMLSNVTGVAANAGLEYRFDLLQHTNTVKAHELLHFAKAEGLQHAMEERLMSAYFTEGKHVGRIDDLVALAVEVGLDADGARQALESETYLPAVRQDQAQAQAYGIQGVPFFVIDGQYGISGAQPPEAFENVLRDLWAKRGETEDETEPAAV from the coding sequence GTGAGCGAACCCATCTCGATCGACATCTGGTCCGACATCGCCTGCCCATGGTGCTACATCGGCAAGCGCAATCTGGAGAAGGGCCTCGAAGCCGTCTCCGCCGACGAGGACGCCCCGGAGGTCACCGTCACCTTCCACTCCTTCGAGCTCTCGCCCGACACCCCCGTCGACTTCGACGGCGATGAGATCGACTTCCTGGCCGGCCACAAGGGGATGCCGCGGGCACAGGTCGAGCAGATGCTGTCGAACGTCACCGGCGTCGCGGCGAACGCGGGCCTCGAGTACCGCTTCGACCTCCTGCAGCACACCAACACCGTCAAGGCGCACGAGCTGCTCCACTTCGCGAAGGCCGAGGGCCTTCAGCACGCGATGGAGGAGCGCCTGATGTCGGCGTACTTCACCGAGGGCAAGCACGTCGGCCGCATCGACGACCTCGTCGCTCTCGCGGTCGAGGTCGGTCTCGACGCCGATGGCGCGCGGCAGGCTCTCGAGAGCGAGACCTACCTCCCCGCCGTCCGTCAGGACCAGGCGCAGGCGCAGGCCTACGGCATCCAGGGCGTGCCGTTCTTCGTCATCGACGGCCAGTACGGCATCTCCGGCGCTCAGCCTCCCGAGGCGTTCGAGAACGTCCTCCGCGATCTCTGGGCGAAGCGCGGAGAGACCGAGGACGAGACCGAGCCCGCGGCGGTCTAG